One window of Dermacentor andersoni chromosome 7, qqDerAnde1_hic_scaffold, whole genome shotgun sequence genomic DNA carries:
- the LOC126533318 gene encoding uncharacterized protein encodes MAHTTHLSTSQVCKNFPLYAKKSDDPFLLLLLCQQVLCEIVADCFSMALLLMCSGDVETNPGPTTRTEALLELQNLPSNPSEQTEVLFRLLKDFQARSVQSAKGQTELVNDVKAIKVGQKNIETKMECIQKRLDNLEEKTNVLDHLHDEMTGIQASAQAQTTRLDSLLMRVDELEDRSRRNNLIFHGTRDSRESWEQSESRIREALTAVIDSLPDTAIERAHRISHYTPNKCRPIVVKFTNTKINDKVLSMRAQLKEKGISTSEDFSPATRHVRKKLIEYAKSQPQPCPFQLRYAKLIINKKQFVYDPATDTVNEHAPYEPRDNGGHANSQHVPS; translated from the coding sequence atggctcatacaacgcacctttccacttcgcagGTCTGTAAAAACTTTCCGCTTTATGCTAAGAAAAGTGACGACCCATTTTTGCTATTGCTTCTGTGCCAACAAGTGCTCTGTGAAATTGTCGCAGATTGTTTCTCCATGGCATTGCTGTTAATGTGCTCAGGTGACGTGGAAACTAATCCCGGTCCTACTACGCGTACTGAGGCATTACTCGAGCTGCAGAACTTGCCATCAAATCCTTCTGAGCAGACGGAAGTTCTTTTCCGGCTGTTAAAAGACTTTCAGGCTCGTTCTGTACAATCTGCTAAGGGTCAGACCGAGTTGGTTAACGACGTCAAGGCTATTAAGGTTGGTCAAAAGAACATCGAGACCAAAATGGAATGTATCCAGAAAAGATTAgacaaccttgaagaaaaaacGAATGTTTTAGACCATCTTCATGATGAAATGACTGGCATTCAGGCGTCGGCTCAAGCCCAAACAACTCGGCTTGACTCTTTACTAATGCGCGTCGACGAACTTGAGGACAGATCGCGACGCAACAACCTCATATTTCATGGCACCCGTGATTCTCGGGAATCGTGGGAACAGTCCGAATCACGCATTAGAGAAGCACTAACCGCTGTAATCGACAGCCTGCCTGACACGGCAATCGAACGTGCTCATCGCATTAGTCACTACACGCCTAATAAGTGTCGCCCAATTGTAGTTAAATTCACCAACACGAAAATAAACGACAAAGTACTTTCTATGCGCGCACAGCTGAAAGAAAAGGGTATTTCTACCTCCGAAGATTTTTCGCCCGCCACCCGTCACGTCCGTAAAAAACTAATTGAGTACGCTAAAAGCCAGCCCCAACCATGCCCTTTCCAGTTAAGGTACGCCAAACTAATAATTAATAAAAAACAGTTTGTCTATGACCCGGCAACAGACACCGTCAACGAGCATGCGCCATATGAACCACGAGATAACGGCGGGCATGCAAATTCCCAGCACGTGCCCAGTTAG